From one Mya arenaria isolate MELC-2E11 chromosome 4, ASM2691426v1 genomic stretch:
- the LOC128232879 gene encoding atrial natriuretic peptide receptor 1-like, translating to MGVFLLFGIIFSYFLQCGTVDPNLVTESKIPKKIEVIPKPKGDCRRYEKDPDDQEFRIAWLAPEKEYHNFSARTSVGAMKLALAYIRQHHHLGNVRAKWYDSNCDSKQAMESFVNAVEEYDPDVVIGPPCSAGLLGVAQLGSIWNLPVFSWVSDLLDFKDRDKYTTLVRLSGPLHYFSEIVRQTSLYFNWTDFALINDKQAPYEAVAVALRDSSRGQSYNIKSTNYVTEGTTDSEIQSMLLQIKKFARVIIFVVPWHMLRHYLLIAHKLGMANGEWAFLCVHGDLFTLKVIDEKIVSDWGWRRNDTQDEIARTIFESVIHIIMEPVVREDHYENFLEFAKQAAVVNVSAWDIPFNHTELDAYAPYLYDAMLTWADCVNYTMQRGGNPRDGKHIYNIVPKAVTSRGVTGAIVFDEPERNRMLNYRILDMRDDGTFYTLYKFIFIDNKEMKYHYDDLEKFEQKGRWPTKNGVPPANIPVCGYEGEMCVVEDYQNNYNGTIIGASVSASVVLMLAIVVHMMLRRYRRQMTLQSMLWQVRFDEIDFVTALMTGSIRNSFKNLSKRKPSSKTLKRRRINVTGLPNMKSITENGKKGSPEITMKALDSASMFGSVAFVRGNLTSVKRMQIPTLNLTNCVLQQLNQITEIKHQNLCPFVGACLEPNRFLLLWEYCAKGSLQDVIWNQNIKLDQMFMFALSHDVAKGLELLHKSAIHFHGNLRSTNCVVDSRWTCKLTDFGVPTIREMEKVAAQQANKDPPWEKLQWMAPECLREERKEKCVDRQKVDIYALGIILKEVFTRSGPYSEYPFLESNEIVEKIKCHVKGERPFRPMLSLQLRQHTELTSLIEDCWSEDPSSRPNANRVLKQLNKINPQNLNMIDNMIVMLEKYANHLEDLVAERTSELDAEKAKTENLLYRMLPQTVAEELKLGRPIKAEHFDESTLYFSDIVGFTSICSNSTPIEVVNLLNSLYTLFDDIITRYDVYKVETIGDAYMIASGLPKRNGKKHIQEVADCALDILASISTFCIPHQPDQRVRIRVGIHSGPVVAGVVGLAMPRYCLFGDTVNTASRMESTGLPLRIHLSSHSKEALDAYPGYHLICRGEVAVKGKGHMRTYLLCGRDGFKKELPYSEQYDNCENLNFRASVTSLNSMASLISGASSSFTTCPSLEFAHKASQVSTFSEDLDEKYKSKQTSILEVTCL from the exons AGCGAAGTGGTATGATTCCAACTGCGACTCCAAGCAAGCGATGGAATCATTTGTCAATGCTGTGGAAGAATACGACCCCGATGTCGTAATAGGACCGCCTTGCTCCGCAG GACTATTGGGCGTGGCTCAACTAGGATCCATCTGGAACCTGCCTGTATTCAGTTGGGTGTCCGACCTTCTAGACTTCAAGGACAGGGACAAGTACACGACCCTTGTGCGCCTCTCGGGACCGCTACATTACTTCT CTGAAATCGTTCGCCAGACTAGTCTCTACTTCAACTGGACCGACTTTGCCTTGATCAACGACAAGCAGGCACCATACGAAGCGGTCGCCGTCGCGCTTAGAGACTCCTCAAGAGGACAGTCCTACAATATCAAAAGCACAAATTATGTCACTGAAGGAACAACTGATAGCGAGATACAGTCGATGTTGTTGCAGATAAAGAAGTTTGCACGTG tGATAATATTTGTGGTCCCTTGGCACATGTTGCGACACTACCTGCTGATAGCACATAAACTAGGGATGGCAAACGGTGAATGGGCCTTCCTTTGTGTTCATGGCGAT CTATTTACACTGAAAGTCATTGACGAGAAAATAGTTTCTGACTGGGGCTGGCGTAGAAACGATACTCAAGATGAAATTGCAAGGACAATATTTGAATCTGTTATTCAC ATTATTATGGAGCCAGTGGTAAGGGAAGACCACTACGAGAATTTCCTAGAGTTTGCCAAGCAGGCTGCTGTAGTTAATGTATCAGCTTGGGACATTCCTTTCAATCACACAGAG TTAGATGCTTATGCCCCCTACCTTTATGATGCAATGTTGACGTGGGCCGACTGTGTAAACTACACCATGCAGCGAGGGGGTAACCCGAGGGACGGTAAACACATCTACAACATCGTTCCAAAGGCCGTGACATCGCGTG GTGTGACCGGGGCAATTGTCTTTGACGAGCCAGAACGGAATCGAATGCTGAACTACCGTATTCTGGACATGCGAGACGATGGAACATTCTACACTCTCTACAAGTTCATCTTTATAGACAACAAGGAAATGAAGTATCACTAC GATGATCTAGAAAAGTTTGAGCAAAAAGGACGCTGGCCTACAAAGAACGGTGTTCCACCAGCAAACATTCCTGTCTGTGGTTATGAGGGAGAGATGTGTGTTGTCGAAGACTACCAAA ACAACTATAATGGAACAATTATCGGTGCGTCTGTGTCTGCTTCTGTGGTGTTGATGCTGGCCATAGTGGTCCATATGATGCTCAG GCGTTACCGTCGACAGATGACGTTGCAAAGTATGCTGTGGCAGGTGCGCTTTGACGAGATAGACTTTGTGACCGCCCTTATGACCGGAAGTATAAGA AACAGTTtcaaaaacttgtcaaaaagaAAACCATCTTCAAAGACGTTAAAGCGGCGTCGAATTAACGTAACTGGTCTACCAAACATGAAGTCGATTACCGAGAACGGAAAGAAGGGTTCGCCGGAAATCACCATGAAGGCACTTGACTCTGCCTCAATGTTTGGCTCTGTTGCATTTGTTAGAG GAAATCTGACTTCTGTGAAACGGATGCAGATCCCTACCTTGAATCTTACAAATTGCGTATTACAACAATTGAATCAG ATAACGGAAATAAAGCATCAGAACTTATGTCCATTTGTTGGAGCATGTCTCGAGCCGAACCGTTTCCTGTTGCTATGGGAATACTGTGCGAAGGGCAGTCTTCAAGACGTCATTTGGAACCAGAACATCAAACTCGACCAGATGTTCATGTTTGCCCTCAGCCACGATGTTGCAAAG GGCCTTGAACTATTGCACAAGAGCGCCATACATTTCCACGGGAACCTGCGCAGCACCAACTGTGTGGTGGACAGCCGATGGACGTGCAAACTGACTGACTTCGGTGTCCCGACAATTCGAGAGATGGAGAAAGTTGCAGCTCAACAGGCTAATAAGGATCCACCCTGGGAAA AGTTGCAATGGATGGCACCAGAGTGTTTACGAGAGGAGAGGAAGGAAAAATGTGTTGACCGTCAGAAGGTCGACATCTACGCCCTAGGAATAATCCTGAAGGAGGTGTTTACACGGTCCGGGCCTTACAGCGAGTACCCATTCCTTGAATCAAACG AAATTGTGGAGAAGATTAAATGCCATGTGAAGGGAGAGCGACCATTTCGTCCGATGCTGTCGTTACAATTGCGGCAGCATACGGAACTCACGTCGTTGATCGAGGACTGTTGGAGCGAGGACCCATCAAGTCGCCCGAATGCCAATAGGGTCCTCAAACAACTCAACAAAATTAACCCACA GAATCTGAATATGATAGACAACATGATTGTGATGCTGGAGAAGTACGCAAACCACCTGGAGGACCTTGTAGCGGAAAGGACGAGCGAGTTGGATGCTGAGAAGGCCAAAACAGAAAACCTCCTGTATCGCATGCTACCACA AACTGTCGCGGAAGAATTGAAATTGGGTCGACCAATCAAAGCTGAACATTTCGACGAATCAACACTATACTTCTCAGATATTGTCGGCTTTACTTCAATATGTTCAAACAGCACACCTATCGAG GTGGTTAATTTATTAAACAGTCTCTACACTCTCTTTGACGATATAATCACCAGATATGACGTGTATAAG GTAGAAACCATTGGCGATGCGTACATGATCGCCAGCGGTTTACCGAAGCGGAACGGAAAGAAACACATACAGGAAGTAGCCGACTGCGCCCTGGACATCCTCGCGTCCATATCCACATTCTGCATCCCTCACCAGCCCGACCAGAGGGTCAGGATTAGAGTAG GTATTCACTCTGGCCCGGTTGTTGCTGGCGTTGTTGGTTTAGCGATGCCGAGGTACTGTTTGTTTGGAGACACGGTCAACACGGCATCCAGGATGGAGTCAACTGGACTGC CATTGCGGATCCATTTGAGCTCACACTCAAAAGAGGCATTGGATGCATACCCCGGGTACCATCTGATCTGTCGGGGTGAGGTTGCAGTAAAGGGAAAAGGGCACATGAGGACATACTTACTTTGTGGTCGGGACggatttaaaaaagaattgcCATACTCAGAGCAATATGACAATTGTGAAAACTTGAATTTTCGAGCCTCTGTGACGTCATTGAATTCTATGGCGTCATTGATTTCCGGGGCGTCATCAAGTTTCACAACATGTCCGTCCTTGGAGTTCGCACATAAAGCATCTCAAGTGTCTACATTCTCCGAAGACTTGGACGAAAAgtacaaatcaaaacaaaccaGTATTTTGGAGGTGACGTGTTTGTGA